A window of Candidatus Xiphinematobacter sp. Idaho Grape contains these coding sequences:
- a CDS encoding TIGR00282 family metallophosphoesterase gives MIRILFLGDIVGEPGRSAVAQFLPGFKEREKVDFVIVNGENSAGGRGITPKIAAGLLRLGVAVITTGDHVWDQRELSSYLSTEPRILRPINYPQGTPGQGSIVLDTTKGRVAVINVQCRTFMQPILENPFRIALREAKWLRSETPIIFVDAHGETTSEKTALAHYLDGIVSAVAGTHTHVQTADEQILPQGTAFLCDAGMCGAEHSILGREVAPIVRRFVNNLPVVFPVAQGIVKICGALVDVDESTGRAVAIRRVQERMQPTTATSP, from the coding sequence ATGATCAGAATCCTTTTTCTAGGAGATATTGTTGGGGAGCCAGGCAGAAGTGCGGTAGCACAGTTTCTTCCTGGATTTAAAGAGCGTGAGAAAGTAGACTTTGTTATCGTCAATGGGGAAAATTCTGCGGGAGGGCGCGGGATTACTCCTAAGATTGCAGCTGGCTTGCTGCGGCTTGGCGTGGCCGTCATTACAACTGGAGATCACGTGTGGGACCAAAGAGAGCTTTCTTCATACCTTTCTACAGAACCAAGAATACTTCGCCCCATTAATTACCCGCAAGGGACTCCCGGCCAAGGGAGTATCGTGTTAGACACTACTAAGGGGAGGGTAGCCGTTATTAACGTACAATGTCGGACTTTCATGCAACCGATTTTGGAAAATCCTTTTCGCATAGCCCTGAGAGAGGCCAAATGGCTACGCAGCGAAACTCCTATCATTTTCGTAGATGCTCATGGAGAAACTACTAGTGAAAAAACCGCCCTGGCACATTACTTAGATGGGATTGTATCTGCCGTAGCGGGCACTCATACGCATGTCCAGACAGCCGATGAACAGATACTTCCACAGGGTACTGCGTTTCTTTGCGATGCAGGAATGTGCGGAGCAGAACACTCCATCCTGGGTCGGGAAGTAGCGCCAATTGTAAGACGTTTTGTAAACAACCTACCGGTGGTATTTCCAGTAGCACAAGGTATAGTGAAAATTTGCGGTGCTTTGGTAGACGTAGATGAATCTACGGGACGAGCTGTTGCTATTCGCCGTGTCCAGGAACGTATGCAGCCCACCACTGCAACAAGTCCTTAG
- the lspA gene encoding signal peptidase II has protein sequence MIVFLAVASYLLDRAIKFLAFQYLLPFASVPVVGNVFYLVRVQNTGAAFGILRGRNRLLAVLALVALTAIGILLVQGAFRTPLERWGISLYLAGIFGNLTDRLLYGSVMDIFDLVLPFFGHWPAFNMADSYICIATGLFLYDSFHKKDAQPPN, from the coding sequence ATGATTGTTTTTCTTGCTGTGGCCTCTTATCTACTTGACCGAGCAATAAAATTTTTAGCCTTTCAGTATCTCCTGCCTTTTGCTTCAGTTCCAGTTGTCGGCAATGTCTTTTACCTAGTCCGTGTCCAAAACACAGGAGCTGCCTTTGGGATACTCCGGGGCAGAAACCGTCTTCTCGCCGTGCTAGCATTAGTTGCACTCACAGCGATAGGGATTCTCCTTGTGCAAGGAGCGTTCCGCACTCCTCTCGAAAGGTGGGGTATAAGCCTATACCTAGCTGGGATTTTTGGGAATCTAACTGACCGTCTTTTGTATGGAAGTGTAATGGATATTTTTGATCTTGTACTCCCATTTTTTGGGCACTGGCCAGCATTTAATATGGCAGATTCTTATATCTGCATTGCAACTGGCCTATTCCTTTATGATTCCTTCCATAAAAAGGACGCACAACCTCCCAATTAG
- a CDS encoding N-acetylmuramoyl-L-alanine amidase → MFFCLFLFLETNSSVAAQTLSILAASPNWSQLNKYQYTITCQQFSSLLNGIYAPYGHWDEWITVTPHHAKVITHPGCRPFVLHFASDQKNARSVPKTWKVRSQLCQRTGSKPLAGLHITLDPGHLGGNWATMEERCLLVKRKILVKEGDMTLRVARILAPRLRTLGATVTLTRSSPEPATTLRPRHFRAFAISDLRAQRKAITPAAIQRKSEQLFYRVFEIRHRARMINDRFRPDIVICLHFNAESCGSERNLQLTSKNHLHFLVNGVLSKRELAREDQRFDMLFRLLSRTSAEEILLANTMARPLAQTTGLPPYTYMSSVAKRISPYVWARNLLATRIFRCPVIFVEAYVMNNPKVIARVQTGSYADIRHLYSTLGRLSIYHEYAKGITKGLIQYYSPPARYN, encoded by the coding sequence GTGTTTTTTTGCCTTTTTCTTTTTCTAGAAACCAATAGCTCTGTTGCCGCACAAACTCTTAGTATACTTGCTGCATCACCTAACTGGTCACAGTTGAATAAATACCAGTACACCATAACATGCCAACAATTCAGCAGTTTGTTAAATGGCATCTACGCGCCTTATGGTCACTGGGATGAATGGATTACTGTCACACCTCATCATGCAAAAGTTATCACTCATCCTGGATGTCGTCCTTTTGTCCTCCATTTTGCGTCAGACCAGAAGAACGCCCGGAGCGTTCCAAAAACTTGGAAAGTGCGTTCTCAGCTTTGCCAGCGTACTGGTTCCAAACCGCTAGCGGGACTTCATATCACTCTGGATCCGGGTCACTTAGGGGGAAATTGGGCGACGATGGAGGAGCGCTGCTTACTGGTCAAAAGGAAAATCCTTGTCAAGGAGGGAGATATGACGCTTAGGGTAGCAAGGATTCTTGCCCCCCGTTTACGTACCCTGGGAGCTACAGTCACTTTAACCAGGTCCTCTCCGGAACCGGCAACCACCCTGCGCCCTAGACACTTCCGCGCCTTTGCTATCTCTGATCTCCGGGCACAAAGGAAGGCGATCACACCTGCTGCTATCCAAAGAAAGAGCGAGCAACTTTTTTATAGGGTTTTTGAAATCCGGCATCGTGCCAGAATGATTAATGACAGGTTTCGTCCAGATATTGTAATCTGCCTTCACTTCAATGCTGAGAGTTGTGGGAGCGAAAGAAATCTCCAGCTGACCTCCAAGAACCATTTGCACTTCCTGGTCAATGGAGTCCTTTCTAAGAGGGAACTTGCAAGGGAGGATCAGCGGTTCGATATGCTCTTTAGACTTTTGAGTAGAACCTCTGCAGAGGAAATTCTTTTAGCCAACACTATGGCAAGACCTTTAGCGCAAACAACAGGACTGCCCCCCTACACTTACATGTCCAGTGTAGCCAAGCGGATAAGCCCCTACGTTTGGGCACGCAACCTACTCGCAACCCGTATTTTCCGGTGTCCCGTAATTTTTGTTGAAGCCTATGTAATGAACAACCCGAAGGTGATTGCGCGAGTGCAGACTGGTAGCTACGCAGACATCCGGCACTTGTACAGCACGCTTGGCAGATTGAGTATTTATCATGAGTATGCAAAGGGAATTACGAAGGGCCTTATCCAGTACTACTCCCCCCCAGCCAGATATAATTGA
- the ilvD gene encoding dihydroxy-acid dehydratase: protein MFKLAVPDIFKTINFIMRKPDPSLRPYSSAAMDGPSRAPNRSMLYAVGFTERDFTKPQIGIASTWSMVTPCNVHIDHLAQEAVKGVEAVGGKAIIFNTITISDGIAMGTRGMKYSLVSREVIADSIETVVGGENFDGFVAIGGCDKNIPACAMAIARMNRSAVFVYGGTILPGCVKGEKVDIVSVFEAVGKHAEGKIGDSELHTMESCAIPGPGSCGGMYTANTMAAAVEALGLSLPNSSAQVAVSEQKRLDCRQAGEAVVEMLRRGIRPHDILCREAMENAITVVIALGGSTNAVLHLLAIAHAAGLQVTIEDFNRIGERVPVVADLRPSGHYFMSELVEIGGIVPLMRDLLHAGLLHGGCLTVTGKTLKQNLVPFKDYPKGQRIIRPLEDPIKKDSHLVILKGNLAPSGAVAKITGKEGEYFMGTAQVFNSEEEALQAILNGTIHRGHVIVIRYEGPKGGPGMREMLSPTSAVMGRGLGKEVALITDGRFSGGTHGFVVGHITPEAFEGGPLAIVKNDDRIIIDAIQRIITVDILGKELEDRTLRWKRPSPRCRYGVLAKYAALVSSASYGAVTDASLERMSK from the coding sequence ATGTTTAAGCTGGCTGTTCCAGATATTTTCAAGACGATTAACTTTATAATGAGGAAACCAGATCCCAGTCTCCGTCCCTATTCTTCCGCTGCCATGGATGGTCCCAGTCGGGCTCCCAACCGTTCAATGTTATATGCTGTAGGTTTTACGGAAAGAGATTTTACGAAGCCCCAGATAGGCATTGCTTCTACATGGAGTATGGTAACTCCTTGTAATGTACATATTGACCATCTGGCACAAGAAGCAGTTAAGGGCGTAGAAGCTGTAGGTGGAAAAGCTATTATCTTCAATACCATTACCATCTCAGACGGCATTGCAATGGGGACCAGAGGGATGAAATACTCCCTGGTCTCTAGGGAGGTTATTGCAGATTCCATCGAGACAGTGGTAGGTGGAGAGAATTTTGATGGCTTCGTTGCTATAGGTGGATGCGATAAAAACATTCCGGCGTGTGCAATGGCAATTGCCAGGATGAATCGGTCTGCTGTCTTCGTATACGGGGGAACTATTCTTCCGGGCTGCGTAAAAGGGGAAAAAGTGGACATTGTTTCGGTATTCGAGGCAGTCGGGAAGCATGCAGAGGGCAAAATAGGCGATTCTGAATTACATACTATGGAATCCTGTGCTATCCCTGGTCCAGGCTCTTGCGGAGGGATGTATACCGCTAACACCATGGCAGCAGCTGTAGAGGCTCTGGGACTTAGTTTACCAAACAGTTCAGCACAGGTGGCTGTATCCGAGCAGAAGAGACTTGATTGCCGACAGGCCGGAGAGGCGGTTGTGGAGATGCTGAGGCGTGGCATTCGCCCTCACGATATCCTTTGCCGCGAAGCCATGGAGAACGCGATTACTGTCGTTATTGCGTTAGGTGGTTCTACTAATGCCGTCCTCCATCTGCTTGCCATTGCGCATGCTGCAGGCCTCCAAGTGACTATAGAAGACTTCAACAGAATAGGTGAACGGGTACCGGTGGTAGCCGATCTCAGACCGAGTGGGCACTATTTCATGTCCGAGCTTGTAGAAATCGGCGGCATTGTCCCCCTAATGAGGGACCTTTTGCATGCAGGACTCCTACATGGCGGATGTTTAACAGTCACCGGGAAGACCCTAAAACAAAATCTTGTTCCCTTCAAGGACTATCCCAAAGGTCAGAGAATTATCCGCCCACTTGAAGATCCAATCAAAAAGGACAGCCATTTGGTAATATTGAAGGGCAACTTGGCGCCGAGCGGAGCCGTAGCAAAGATTACAGGAAAAGAGGGTGAGTATTTTATGGGGACAGCGCAAGTCTTCAATTCGGAGGAGGAAGCTTTGCAGGCCATTCTAAATGGTACGATCCATAGAGGGCACGTAATCGTCATTCGCTATGAGGGGCCTAAAGGGGGACCTGGGATGCGCGAAATGCTTTCCCCGACCAGCGCGGTAATGGGGCGTGGTTTAGGTAAGGAGGTCGCGTTGATTACTGATGGACGCTTCTCCGGCGGAACGCATGGATTTGTGGTAGGTCATATTACACCAGAAGCATTTGAGGGTGGTCCATTGGCCATAGTCAAGAATGATGATCGGATTATTATCGATGCTATTCAACGGATTATCACTGTGGATATCCTCGGGAAAGAACTCGAGGATCGAACTCTGCGGTGGAAAAGGCCCAGTCCACGATGTCGCTACGGCGTCTTGGCAAAATATGCCGCCCTAGTAAGCTCTGCATCCTACGGTGCAGTTACAGATGCTTCCTTAGAAAGGATGAGCAAATAA
- the pyrE gene encoding orotate phosphoribosyltransferase has product MNELLDLLHRTGALLRGHFILRSGLHSREFFQCSLLLQYAKTAEYVCGLLAEKLLPFGCQTVVSPALGGILVGHEIARHLNGRHIFVEKGPDGELALRRGFTVSPGEKIAIAEDVVTRGGRVQQASNIIQSLGGVIVAIASIIDRSGGATPDFGCPFIRLVQLEIDTFETHNLPPDLKALPAIRPGGYEMGKHP; this is encoded by the coding sequence ATGAATGAGCTCCTCGATCTGCTCCATCGGACTGGTGCTCTATTACGGGGACACTTTATCTTGCGGTCGGGGCTCCATAGCAGGGAATTCTTCCAGTGTTCTCTCCTCTTGCAATATGCAAAGACTGCCGAGTATGTTTGTGGTCTGCTGGCGGAAAAGCTGCTTCCTTTCGGATGCCAGACAGTAGTATCTCCAGCTCTAGGAGGAATTCTGGTAGGACATGAAATTGCCCGTCATCTCAACGGGCGCCATATATTCGTCGAGAAAGGCCCGGATGGGGAGCTGGCCTTACGCCGGGGGTTTACTGTTTCTCCTGGGGAAAAGATCGCTATCGCAGAGGATGTTGTCACTCGCGGTGGGAGAGTACAACAGGCTAGTAATATTATTCAATCCTTAGGTGGGGTCATTGTAGCTATAGCCAGCATTATAGACCGAAGCGGAGGTGCAACTCCAGATTTTGGATGTCCATTCATTCGGCTCGTTCAGCTGGAGATAGACACCTTTGAGACCCATAACCTTCCTCCAGACCTGAAAGCTCTACCAGCCATCCGTCCGGGGGGATATGAGATGGGAAAACATCCCTAA